The Nostoc sp. PCC 7524 nucleotide sequence AGCCACAATTACTTTCTGCACCCCACGCTTAAAATAGGGTTCAAGAGTAGCAGGTGTGCGAAACTTACCGGAACATTCCAGCACTATATCCACACCAAAATCTTCCCAAGGTACATCGCCCGGTTTGGCATACTCACTAAAGCTGAGGGGTGTACCATCAATGAGAACACGTTCACCTTCTGCTTCTACTTCAGGTGTCCAGCGTCCATGTACAGAATCAAACTTGAGTAAATGAGCTGCTGTTACAGCCCCACCTTTGATTTCATTAATATGAACAAATTCTAGTTCTGGCCAACCCCAGGCGGCTCGCAGTGCTAGCCGTCCCATCCTACCAAAGCCGTTAATGCCAACACGAATTTTCATCAGCTTAGATCAATAAATTTCTCAAACTAAAATTGCTTTTGTTTGCGTAACAATTCGCTAATTGTTAGGTCTAATTGCGCTTTGCCACCAAAAACTGTGCCGGCTTTACCTTGATTTAAATGTACATAATTGATGTGATAAGTTTCATTTGGTAAAGGTACATAACCCACAGCAGCAGCAGTTTTCGGTGCTTGTTTCACGTAGAAATCTACAAATTGGTAAACTGCACTTTTATGTTGGGATGACCAAGGATTGACGTAGATAAATAACGGTCGAGAAAGTGGTTGATACTTGGATTTTTCAACAGTTTCTCGTGATGGTAGAATTGCACCTTTACCACTATCCACTGGTAGCACTTTTAGCTTATTCTTATGCTCTTCATAGTAGGCATAGCCAAAGTAACCCAAAGCATTTGGATCTTTGATAATTCCATCTACTAAAACTTCATCGTCTTCACTGGCTGTATAGTCATTGCGACTGGCTTTGGCTTTACCTGTGACGGCTTCTGTAAAATAGTCAAATGTACCAGAATCTTTACCGGGTCCATGTAAATTTAATGGCCGATCTGGCCAAGTTGCACGGACTTGATTCCAACGGGTGATTTTTCCCTCAGCCCCAGGTTCCCAAATCTTTTTCAATTCGTCAATTGTAATATCTTTCGCCCAATCGTTCTGAGGATTGACAATAATAGTTAAGGCATCAAAAGCAATAGGTAATTCTATATACCTCACACCGTTTTGATTACAAAGTTCCATCTCTGACTTAGAAATGGGTCTAGAGGCATTATTGATATCTGTTTTCCCTGTACAGAATTTCTCAAATCCTCCACCTGTACCGGAAAAACTCACTTTAATTTGAACATTTTTAGAGTTGGCTTGAAATTCTTTAGCGATCGCTTGGGTAATCGGATACACCGTACTCGAACCATCAACGATAACTTTCGCTACCTGTTCAGAATTAGTAACTTCGGTGACTGCTGATGACTGTTGCGTTTGAGTCGATGAGTTGGGTGTTGCTGTACAACTGGTTGATACAGCTAATATTCCAAATGCGAGAGCCAATTTTGTTGCTACTGCGTTCATTGACCTCACCTGTATGGGTGATATGAAATGTATACCTATATCATTTCAAAAAAAATTGATATGTCAATTAGGCAGGAGGCTATATACACAAAAATTCATCAAAAAAAGTTGATGTATCAGGAGATGTTATCACAGCAACGTGCAGGTAATATTTGCCCCAAGCGGTGTAAATCTGCTAAATACTGCTCTAAGACGGCAAATTGAGGTAAATTTAGGCTATAATAAATCCAACGTCCTTGCTGGCGAGAGTTAACTAAACCAGCTTCTTTCAAAGTCTTCAAATGAAAAGATAATTTCGACTGACTCACCCCCAAGGTTTCACACAAGTCACAGACGCAAAGTTCACGCTGACGTAGCAATTCTAGGACATTAATCCTAATGGGGTCAGAAAGTGCGTGAAAACCAGTAACAATCAAGTGAGGGGTGGAAGCAGTAGGGGTTTGCATTAAATTAACCTGCGTTCAGCAATGGTGTAAATCTTGCTATATTCAAGCATTTCTAGTCTTGCTCATTTCTCCGCCTCAAATAGCGGACTTCTTCCAGTAATATATTAAATCTTAAATTTTCTGCCTTTGCCTGGATGTTTATTAGTAGGTTGAAGAATTTATATCGTAGTAATTAATTCTTCCGTACCTACTTCTTTAACTTGTAAATATCCCTCTTTAATAGTGAGAGGTATTAGCACTCTGACTTTGATGGGTTTAGGTGTTGGTGCGGCAACAGCTACACTTGTATTGTTGGCATCATTGATGTCTTGGTAAGTTTTCACCATTACATCAGGAACACCAACAATTACGGAACTATCATCTGTAGTTTCGTACATCCGCACTTCAACGGCGACACGATATTTAGGACGCAGTTGAGGAGATAAAAACTAATTAACAGGTGATGTAATCCAGGAAACAAATCCGGGTGTTCTAAATAGGGGTTCATTCCTGGAAATACCGAAGGCATGATTTATACTCCTAGTTCTGAGCCAGCCACAACAGCTTCGGGTTGATAGCGAATTCCAGCTTTTTCAATGCGGCGTAGGGCTTCACCCAGGCGATCGCAATCTGCAATCAAGCTAATACGCACATAGCCTTCACCAGCCACCCCAAAAGCATTACCAGGGGTGACAACAACGCCTGTCTGCTGCAACAAGTTCAAAGCAAAATCCGTTGAACCTATACCCACAGGACATTTCACCCACAAGTACATTGTAGCTTTGGTTTTGGGGATATCCCAACCCAGCTTTCCGAAGCCTTCAATCAAGAAATCCCGGCGGGTGCGGTAGCGTTGCTGTACTTCGTGTAGGTAAATATCAGGCAATTGTAAGGCGGTTTCGGCGGCTGTTTGCAAGGCGGCAAAAATCCCATAATCCAGATTGGTTTTTAATGTCCGCAAACCTTGAATTACATGGCGATTCCCTACCACAAAACCCACACGCCAACCAGCCATATTATAGGTTTTAGATAACGTGTGAAATTCTACGCCAATATCTTTTGCCCCAGGAATTTCTAATAAGCTAGTGGGTTGATAACCATCAAAAGCTAACTCGGCATAACACAAATCATGGACTAAGAGAATTTCGTATTTTCTGGCAAACGCCACGATTTCCTCGAAAAATTCGCGGGGTGCGGTGGCGGCTGTGGGGTTG carries:
- a CDS encoding PstS family phosphate ABC transporter substrate-binding protein, coding for MNAVATKLALAFGILAVSTSCTATPNSSTQTQQSSAVTEVTNSEQVAKVIVDGSSTVYPITQAIAKEFQANSKNVQIKVSFSGTGGGFEKFCTGKTDINNASRPISKSEMELCNQNGVRYIELPIAFDALTIIVNPQNDWAKDITIDELKKIWEPGAEGKITRWNQVRATWPDRPLNLHGPGKDSGTFDYFTEAVTGKAKASRNDYTASEDDEVLVDGIIKDPNALGYFGYAYYEEHKNKLKVLPVDSGKGAILPSRETVEKSKYQPLSRPLFIYVNPWSSQHKSAVYQFVDFYVKQAPKTAAAVGYVPLPNETYHINYVHLNQGKAGTVFGGKAQLDLTISELLRKQKQF
- a CDS encoding ArsR/SmtB family transcription factor → MQTPTASTPHLIVTGFHALSDPIRINVLELLRQRELCVCDLCETLGVSQSKLSFHLKTLKEAGLVNSRQQGRWIYYSLNLPQFAVLEQYLADLHRLGQILPARCCDNIS
- a CDS encoding aspartate aminotransferase — translated: MSFDWITPADRIKQLPPYVFARLDELKAKAREQGIDLIDLGMGNPDGATPQPVVEAAMKALQDPANHGYPPFEGTANFRRAITTWYKRRYGVMLDPDSEALPLLGSKEGLSHLAIAYINPGDVVLVPSPAYPAHFRGPVIAGGKVHSLILKPENDWLIDLTAIPDEVARQAKILYFNYPSNPTAATAPREFFEEIVAFARKYEILLVHDLCYAELAFDGYQPTSLLEIPGAKDIGVEFHTLSKTYNMAGWRVGFVVGNRHVIQGLRTLKTNLDYGIFAALQTAAETALQLPDIYLHEVQQRYRTRRDFLIEGFGKLGWDIPKTKATMYLWVKCPVGIGSTDFALNLLQQTGVVVTPGNAFGVAGEGYVRISLIADCDRLGEALRRIEKAGIRYQPEAVVAGSELGV